One Paralichthys olivaceus isolate ysfri-2021 chromosome 8, ASM2471397v2, whole genome shotgun sequence genomic region harbors:
- the gtpbp1l gene encoding GTP binding protein 1, like isoform X1 — protein sequence MASATEPASCSAAAPAAESIVPACMFAPELGCTDDPAGDEGVEDGEETNGEPEDHIDLSSKLVLVSPTGEQYDSLLRHLRERIDEGCGETIYVVGMGSDGGDYGLDEKDMEASVATVRSLCEQIEADLILLRERIDTGGHIQDYLIRRRVGEQDFLEVRVAVVGNVDAGKSTLLGVLTHGELDNGRGFARQKLFRHKHEMESGRTSSVGNDILGFDQEGQVVNKPDSHGGSLDWTKICEKSSKVITFIDLAGHEKYLKTTVFGMTGHLPDFCMLMVGSNAGIVGMTKEHLGLALALNVPVFVVVTKIDMCPANILQETLKLLQRLLKSPGCRKIPVLVQNKDDVIVTASNFSSERMCPIFQISNVTGENMELLKMFLNLLSSRTIFSNDEPAEFQIDDTYSVPGVGTVVSGTTLRGMIRLNDTLLLGPDPLGTFIPITVKSIHRKRMPVKEVRGGQTASFALKKIKRSSIRKGMVMVSPKLMPQATWEFEAEILVLHHPTTISPRYQAMVHCGSIRQTATILTMNKDCLRTGDKASVHFRFIKTPEYLHCDQKLVFREGRTKAVGTIIKLLQSVSTQAAKAQLSKMQANKKTFKEGTAANEEAGSSARPPSPNAAHLPTVAEDEAQCKDGNKENKLKSGGGGRRRGGQRHRGKGLNPATISTAVTAGAAGTA from the exons ATGGCTTCGGCGACAGAACCAGCGAGCTGCTCGGCTGCAGCGCCCGCAGCAGAGTCCATAGTGCCCGCTTGTATGTTTGCACCTGAGCTCGGGTGTACGGACGATCCAGCCGGGGACGAGGGCGTCGAGGACGGCGAGGAGACGAACGGCGAGCCCGAGGATCACATAGACCTGAGCAGTAAG CTGGTGCTGGTGAGTCCGACAGGGGAACAGTATGATTCATTACTACGACATTTGAGGGAGCGGATAGATGAAGGCTGCGGGGAGACAATCTATGTGGTTGGAATGGGCTCAG ATGGAGGTGACTATGGTCTGGATGAGAAGGACATGGAGGCGTCGGTGGCCACGGTGAGGTCGCTGTGCGAGCAGATTGAGGCTGATCTAATCCTGCTAAGGGAGAGGATAGACACCGGTGGACATATTCAAGACTACCTCATCAGACGCCGTGTTGGCGAGCAGGATTTCCTGGAAGTCAG AGTGGCGGTTGTAGGGAATGTGGACGCTGGGAAGAGCACTCTGTTGGGGGTTCTGACCCACGGTGAGCTGGACAACGGCAGAGGCTTTGCTCGCCAGAAGCTCTTTAGGCACAAACACGAAATGGAGAGCGGCAGGACCAGCAGTGTGGGCAACGATATCCTGGGTTTTGATCAGGAGGGACAG GTGGTCAACAAGCCCGACAGCCACGGTGGCAGCCTCGACTGGACCAAGATCTGTGAGAAATCCTCCAAGGTCATCACCTTCATTGACTTGGCCGGCCACGAGAAGTACCTCAAAACCACCGTCTTTGGCATGACCGGACACCTGCCTGATTTCTGCATGCTCATG GTTGGCAGTAACGCTGGCATCGTTGGAATGACCAAAGAGCACCTGGGTCTGGCACTGGCCCTAAATGTGCCCGTGTTTGTCGTCGTTACTAAGATAGACATGTGTCCGGCCAACATCTTGCAAG aGACGCTAAAATTATTACAGAGGTTATTAAAGTCTCCGGGCTGCAGGAAAATCCCAGTGTTGGTCCAGAACAAGGATGACGTCATCGTCACGGCCTCAAACTTCAGCTCAGAGAG GATGTGTCCGATTTTCCAGATCTCGAACGTGACGGGGGAGAACATGGAGCTGCTGAAGATGTTCTTAAACCTCCTGTCTTCCAGGACCATCTTCAGCAACGACGAGCCAGCAGAGTTCCAAATAGACGACACATACTCAGTACCG ggtgTGGGCACGGTAGTTTCTGGGACTACGTTACGTGGAATGATTCGGCTAAACGACACGTTGCTCTTAGGCCCGGACCCGCTCGGCACCTTCATCCCCATCACCGTTAAATCCATCCACCGCAAAAGGATGCCAGTGAAAGAGGTCCGCGGTGGACAGACGGCGTCCTTTGCTCTGAAGAAG ATCAAGCGTTCTTCTATAAGGAAAGGAATGGTGATGGTGTCACCGAAGCTGATGCCTCAGGCCACCTGGGAGTTTGAGGCTGAGATTTTGGTGCTGCACCACCCGACTACGATATCACCGAGATACCAGGCCATGG TTCACTGTGGCAGCATCAGGCAGACAGCCACCATCCTGACAATGAACAAAGACTGTCTGAGGACAGGGGACAAGGCCTCAGTTCATTTCCGCTTCATTAAGACGCCCGAGTACCTTCACTGTGACCAGAAGCTGGTGTTCAGGGAAGGACGCACCAAAGCTGTGGGCACAATCATCAAG CTTCTCCAATCAGTGAGCACCCAGGCAGCTAAGGCCCAACTGTCCAAGATGCAGGCCAATAAAAAGACTTTTAAAGAGGGCACAGCAGCCAATGAGGAGGCTGGATCGTCGGCGCGGCCGCCCAGTCCCAACGCAGCACATTTACCA ACAGTGGCAGAGGACGAGGCTCAGTGTAAAGACggcaacaaagaaaacaag CTCAAGTCGGGCGGCGGCGGACGCaggagaggaggtcagagacATCGAGGGAAAGGCCTGAACCCTGCGACGATCTCCACGGCAGTGACGGCAGGAGCGGCCGGCACggcctaa
- the gtpbp1l gene encoding GTP binding protein 1, like isoform X2: MASATEPASCSAAAPAAESIVPACMFAPELGCTDDPAGDEGVEDGEETNGEPEDHIDLSSKLVLVSPTGEQYDSLLRHLRERIDEGCGETIYVVGMGSDGGDYGLDEKDMEASVATVRSLCEQIEADLILLRERIDTGGHIQDYLIRRRVGEQDFLEVRVAVVGNVDAGKSTLLGVLTHGELDNGRGFARQKLFRHKHEMESGRTSSVGNDILGFDQEGQVVNKPDSHGGSLDWTKICEKSSKVITFIDLAGHEKYLKTTVFGMTGHLPDFCMLMVGSNAGIVGMTKEHLGLALALNVPVFVVVTKIDMCPANILQETLKLLQRLLKSPGCRKIPVLVQNKDDVIVTASNFSSERMCPIFQISNVTGENMELLKMFLNLLSSRTIFSNDEPAEFQIDDTYSVPGVGTVVSGTTLRGMIRLNDTLLLGPDPLGTFIPITVKSIHRKRMPVKEVRGGQTASFALKKIKRSSIRKGMVMVSPKLMPQATWEFEAEILVLHHPTTISPRYQAMVHCGSIRQTATILTMNKDCLRTGDKASVHFRFIKTPEYLHCDQKLVFREGRTKAVGTIIKLLQSVSTQAAKAQLSKMQANKKTFKEGTAANEEAGSSARPPSPNAAHLPLKSGGGGRRRGGQRHRGKGLNPATISTAVTAGAAGTA, translated from the exons ATGGCTTCGGCGACAGAACCAGCGAGCTGCTCGGCTGCAGCGCCCGCAGCAGAGTCCATAGTGCCCGCTTGTATGTTTGCACCTGAGCTCGGGTGTACGGACGATCCAGCCGGGGACGAGGGCGTCGAGGACGGCGAGGAGACGAACGGCGAGCCCGAGGATCACATAGACCTGAGCAGTAAG CTGGTGCTGGTGAGTCCGACAGGGGAACAGTATGATTCATTACTACGACATTTGAGGGAGCGGATAGATGAAGGCTGCGGGGAGACAATCTATGTGGTTGGAATGGGCTCAG ATGGAGGTGACTATGGTCTGGATGAGAAGGACATGGAGGCGTCGGTGGCCACGGTGAGGTCGCTGTGCGAGCAGATTGAGGCTGATCTAATCCTGCTAAGGGAGAGGATAGACACCGGTGGACATATTCAAGACTACCTCATCAGACGCCGTGTTGGCGAGCAGGATTTCCTGGAAGTCAG AGTGGCGGTTGTAGGGAATGTGGACGCTGGGAAGAGCACTCTGTTGGGGGTTCTGACCCACGGTGAGCTGGACAACGGCAGAGGCTTTGCTCGCCAGAAGCTCTTTAGGCACAAACACGAAATGGAGAGCGGCAGGACCAGCAGTGTGGGCAACGATATCCTGGGTTTTGATCAGGAGGGACAG GTGGTCAACAAGCCCGACAGCCACGGTGGCAGCCTCGACTGGACCAAGATCTGTGAGAAATCCTCCAAGGTCATCACCTTCATTGACTTGGCCGGCCACGAGAAGTACCTCAAAACCACCGTCTTTGGCATGACCGGACACCTGCCTGATTTCTGCATGCTCATG GTTGGCAGTAACGCTGGCATCGTTGGAATGACCAAAGAGCACCTGGGTCTGGCACTGGCCCTAAATGTGCCCGTGTTTGTCGTCGTTACTAAGATAGACATGTGTCCGGCCAACATCTTGCAAG aGACGCTAAAATTATTACAGAGGTTATTAAAGTCTCCGGGCTGCAGGAAAATCCCAGTGTTGGTCCAGAACAAGGATGACGTCATCGTCACGGCCTCAAACTTCAGCTCAGAGAG GATGTGTCCGATTTTCCAGATCTCGAACGTGACGGGGGAGAACATGGAGCTGCTGAAGATGTTCTTAAACCTCCTGTCTTCCAGGACCATCTTCAGCAACGACGAGCCAGCAGAGTTCCAAATAGACGACACATACTCAGTACCG ggtgTGGGCACGGTAGTTTCTGGGACTACGTTACGTGGAATGATTCGGCTAAACGACACGTTGCTCTTAGGCCCGGACCCGCTCGGCACCTTCATCCCCATCACCGTTAAATCCATCCACCGCAAAAGGATGCCAGTGAAAGAGGTCCGCGGTGGACAGACGGCGTCCTTTGCTCTGAAGAAG ATCAAGCGTTCTTCTATAAGGAAAGGAATGGTGATGGTGTCACCGAAGCTGATGCCTCAGGCCACCTGGGAGTTTGAGGCTGAGATTTTGGTGCTGCACCACCCGACTACGATATCACCGAGATACCAGGCCATGG TTCACTGTGGCAGCATCAGGCAGACAGCCACCATCCTGACAATGAACAAAGACTGTCTGAGGACAGGGGACAAGGCCTCAGTTCATTTCCGCTTCATTAAGACGCCCGAGTACCTTCACTGTGACCAGAAGCTGGTGTTCAGGGAAGGACGCACCAAAGCTGTGGGCACAATCATCAAG CTTCTCCAATCAGTGAGCACCCAGGCAGCTAAGGCCCAACTGTCCAAGATGCAGGCCAATAAAAAGACTTTTAAAGAGGGCACAGCAGCCAATGAGGAGGCTGGATCGTCGGCGCGGCCGCCCAGTCCCAACGCAGCACATTTACCA CTCAAGTCGGGCGGCGGCGGACGCaggagaggaggtcagagacATCGAGGGAAAGGCCTGAACCCTGCGACGATCTCCACGGCAGTGACGGCAGGAGCGGCCGGCACggcctaa